A single Roseinatronobacter monicus DNA region contains:
- a CDS encoding NADP-dependent malic enzyme: MSRNKFTDEQALAYHHLPTPGKYAITASKPMATQADLSLAYSPGVAVPVQAIADDPQAAYDYTAKGNMVAVVSNGTAILGMGNLGALASKPVMEGKAVLFKRFADVNAIDILLDTEDPDEIIQAVRLMGPTFGGINLEDIKAPECFIIEQRLKEIMDIPVFHDDQHGTAVICAAGLINALELSGKQIKDCKIVLNGAGAAGIACLELIKSMGALHDNCIMCDTKGVIWQGRTEGMNQWKSAHAARTDARTLEQAMVGADVFLGVSAKGAVTPAMVASMADNPVIFAMANPDPEITPEEAQAVRADAIVATGRSDYPNQVNNVLGFPYLFRGALDINARAINDEMKIACARALAELAREDVPDEVAMAYGRKLTFGRDYIIPTPFDPRLIHTIPPAVAKAGMDTGVARRPIIDMDGYTQALKARMDPTASILQSIHARAKQKQSRMIFAEGDDERVLRAAVGYQRGGYGQALVVGREEDVRAKLEAAGLGDAVRELSVVNAGNTRNLETYKTFLYERLQRQGHDLKDVHRLAARNRHVFAALMLAHGHGDALVTGATRKSAHVLGLINHVFDARAKDGVAGVTALLHNGRIVLIADTLVHEWPSDTDLADIATRAASVARHLGLEPRVAFVSFSTFGYPISERAEKMHLAPRILDARGVDFEYEGEMTVDVALNPTAAAHYPFSRLSGPANILVVPARHSASISVKLMQEMAGATVIGPILAGVPKPIQICSTGSTVNDIVNMAVMAACEIV; this comes from the coding sequence ATGTCCCGCAATAAATTTACGGATGAGCAGGCGCTTGCCTATCATCATCTGCCCACGCCCGGAAAATATGCCATCACCGCGTCCAAGCCCATGGCGACGCAGGCAGATTTGTCGCTGGCCTACAGCCCCGGTGTTGCGGTGCCAGTGCAGGCCATCGCAGATGATCCGCAGGCCGCTTATGATTACACGGCCAAGGGCAATATGGTGGCCGTGGTGTCGAACGGGACCGCTATTTTGGGCATGGGCAACCTTGGTGCATTGGCCTCCAAGCCCGTGATGGAAGGCAAGGCGGTTTTGTTCAAGCGGTTTGCAGATGTGAACGCGATTGATATTTTGCTGGATACTGAAGACCCTGACGAGATTATTCAGGCGGTCAGGTTGATGGGGCCGACCTTTGGCGGGATCAACCTTGAAGATATCAAGGCGCCCGAATGTTTCATCATCGAGCAGCGCCTGAAAGAGATCATGGATATTCCGGTATTCCATGACGACCAGCACGGCACAGCGGTCATTTGCGCGGCAGGGCTGATAAATGCGCTGGAATTGTCCGGCAAGCAAATCAAGGACTGCAAGATAGTCCTGAACGGCGCAGGGGCAGCGGGCATTGCGTGCCTTGAGTTGATCAAGTCGATGGGCGCTTTGCACGACAATTGCATCATGTGCGACACCAAGGGCGTGATCTGGCAGGGCCGGACCGAGGGCATGAACCAATGGAAATCCGCCCATGCCGCCCGTACCGATGCCCGCACGCTGGAACAGGCGATGGTGGGCGCGGACGTGTTTCTGGGCGTCTCGGCCAAGGGCGCTGTGACGCCTGCAATGGTTGCCAGCATGGCCGATAATCCGGTGATCTTTGCTATGGCAAACCCCGATCCCGAAATCACACCGGAAGAAGCGCAGGCGGTGCGTGCCGATGCGATTGTGGCCACAGGGCGCAGCGATTACCCCAATCAGGTGAACAATGTTTTGGGGTTTCCCTATCTGTTTCGGGGCGCGCTGGACATCAATGCGCGTGCCATCAATGACGAGATGAAAATCGCCTGCGCGCGCGCCTTGGCCGAACTGGCGCGCGAGGATGTGCCTGATGAGGTCGCTATGGCCTATGGGCGCAAGCTGACATTCGGGCGCGACTATATCATTCCGACGCCGTTTGATCCGCGATTGATCCATACGATCCCGCCCGCTGTGGCCAAGGCGGGCATGGATACAGGTGTCGCGCGCCGACCGATCATTGACATGGACGGGTATACCCAAGCGCTGAAAGCGCGGATGGACCCGACCGCCAGCATTCTGCAATCAATCCATGCCCGCGCCAAACAAAAGCAATCGCGCATGATTTTTGCCGAGGGCGATGACGAGCGCGTCTTGCGCGCCGCTGTCGGCTATCAGCGCGGCGGTTACGGTCAGGCGCTGGTTGTCGGGCGCGAAGAGGATGTCCGCGCCAAGCTGGAAGCGGCGGGCTTGGGTGATGCTGTGCGTGAACTCTCGGTCGTCAATGCCGGAAATACCCGTAATCTGGAGACATACAAAACGTTCCTCTATGAGCGTTTGCAACGGCAGGGCCATGACCTGAAGGATGTGCACCGTCTGGCGGCGCGCAACCGTCATGTCTTTGCCGCGCTGATGCTGGCACATGGGCATGGCGATGCGCTGGTCACAGGGGCCACGCGCAAATCGGCGCATGTGCTGGGGCTGATCAACCATGTGTTTGATGCGCGCGCCAAGGATGGCGTGGCGGGGGTGACAGCGCTGTTGCACAATGGGCGGATCGTGCTGATTGCCGATACATTGGTGCATGAATGGCCCAGCGACACCGATCTTGCCGATATCGCCACGCGTGCGGCATCTGTCGCGCGCCATCTGGGGTTGGAGCCACGCGTCGCCTTTGTCAGCTTTTCAACCTTCGGCTATCCCATTTCAGAACGCGCGGAAAAGATGCATCTTGCGCCGCGTATTCTGGACGCGCGCGGTGTGGATTTCGAGTATGAGGGCGAAATGACCGTCGATGTGGCGCTGAACCCTACGGCGGCGGCGCATTATCCGTTCTCGCGCCTGTCGGGGCCTGCGAATATTCTGGTCGTGCCTGCACGGCACTCGGCGTCTATCTCGGTGAAGCTGATGCAGGAAATGGCCGGGGCGACGGTGATCGGGCCAATTCTGGCCGGTGTGCCAAAACCCATTCAGATCTGCTCGACAGGTTCGACCGTGAATGACATTGTCAATATGGCGGTCATGGCGGCCTGCGAGATTGTCTGA
- a CDS encoding ribokinase, with protein sequence MTVWCFGSINIDHFYALPHLPVPGETLAATTVRAELGGKGANQSVAAARAGARVRHLGAVGPDGARALAGLAGYGVLCEGVQQVETPTGHAVIMVDPLGENAIIIDAGANRAIALAPVLAALEHAALGDILLLQNETAFQVEVARAAMGLGMEVIYSAAPFEVEAVRAVLPFVNTLVVNAVEAAQLLAALNTPFEDLPVETVVVTRGAEGASWHARGTPDICVPALPTQVVDTTGAGDCFTGVLAAALSMDASPEDAMHFAAAAAAMQVSRPGTAAAMPTRAEIEALINERR encoded by the coding sequence GTGACTGTCTGGTGTTTCGGGTCGATCAATATTGACCATTTCTATGCGCTGCCGCATTTGCCAGTGCCCGGTGAAACACTTGCTGCAACCACAGTCCGGGCGGAACTTGGGGGTAAGGGGGCCAATCAATCCGTTGCTGCGGCGCGGGCGGGCGCGCGTGTGCGCCATCTTGGGGCTGTCGGGCCTGACGGTGCGCGCGCTCTTGCCGGACTGGCGGGCTACGGGGTGCTGTGTGAGGGGGTCCAGCAGGTTGAGACACCGACTGGCCATGCCGTGATTATGGTGGACCCTTTGGGTGAGAATGCCATCATTATTGACGCTGGCGCCAATCGCGCGATTGCACTGGCCCCTGTTCTGGCTGCGTTGGAACATGCAGCGCTGGGCGATATTCTGTTGCTACAGAATGAAACAGCGTTTCAGGTTGAAGTCGCGCGCGCAGCAATGGGGCTGGGCATGGAAGTGATCTATTCCGCCGCCCCGTTCGAGGTAGAGGCCGTGCGCGCGGTTTTGCCTTTCGTCAACACGCTTGTGGTGAATGCGGTTGAAGCGGCGCAACTGCTTGCCGCGCTGAACACCCCGTTTGAGGATTTGCCTGTTGAAACTGTCGTCGTCACCCGCGGGGCAGAGGGCGCAAGCTGGCATGCGCGCGGCACGCCAGACATTTGCGTGCCTGCCTTGCCGACACAGGTGGTCGACACCACAGGCGCAGGCGATTGTTTCACGGGTGTGCTGGCAGCGGCCTTGTCGATGGATGCGTCGCCCGAAGACGCGATGCATTTTGCCGCGGCTGCTGCTGCGATGCAGGTGTCGCGCCCCGGCACCGCCGCAGCGATGCCGACCCGCGCCGAGATAGAGGCGTTAATTAATGAAAGGCGCTGA
- the msrA gene encoding peptide-methionine (S)-S-oxide reductase MsrA — MFRVFAILLLAVVGMPATAQQTETALVAGGCFWCVESDFRRVEGVTDVRVGFAGGTTPDPSYDDVVRGRTSHLESAMISFDPEQISYDQILHMFLRSIDVLDDGGQFCDRGAHYTTAIFATPDQMAQVQAAIEAAEAELGQSIVTPVREAAPFYEAEEFHQNYANSDERTLTRFGWVERRAAYKGYREGCGRDRRVGELWGNSAPFIN, encoded by the coding sequence ATGTTCAGAGTTTTTGCAATCCTGCTGCTTGCTGTCGTTGGAATGCCAGCTACTGCCCAGCAAACCGAAACGGCGCTTGTTGCTGGCGGCTGTTTCTGGTGTGTTGAATCCGATTTCCGGCGGGTCGAGGGCGTGACCGATGTGCGCGTGGGCTTTGCGGGCGGAACAACGCCCGACCCCAGCTATGACGACGTGGTGCGCGGGCGCACATCGCATCTGGAATCTGCGATGATCAGTTTCGATCCCGAACAGATCAGCTATGACCAGATCCTGCACATGTTCCTTCGGTCAATTGATGTGCTGGATGATGGCGGCCAGTTCTGTGATCGCGGCGCGCATTACACCACGGCAATTTTCGCCACCCCCGATCAGATGGCGCAGGTACAGGCCGCGATAGAGGCTGCCGAAGCGGAATTGGGCCAAAGCATCGTCACACCAGTGCGCGAAGCGGCCCCCTTCTATGAAGCCGAGGAATTTCACCAAAATTACGCCAATTCCGACGAACGCACCCTGACCCGTTTTGGCTGGGTTGAACGCCGTGCCGCCTATAAGGGCTACCGCGAAGGGTGCGGGCGTGACCGCCGCGTGGGCGAGTTGTGGGGCAACTCAGCGCCTTTCATTAATTAA
- a CDS encoding hybrid-cluster NAD(P)-dependent oxidoreductase gives MIPMPTKDSPVWRDSEMLECVAVLPETPDVKTFVFRPPSGAMFVYRAGQFLTLDLPLPGGNVQRTFTISSSPVTAAYISITAKLQPDSVGTRWMHAHLCAGMRVRAFGPAGYFHLPPQPDGKYLFISAGSGVTPMMSMATTLFERGEDPDICFIQCARRPSDLIFRRRLEYMASRVSGLGLHFVVSKPEPYEVWTGYRGQFNQLMLGLMCNDYLDRHVYCCGPEEFMNSVREILISLGYDMDHYHQESFHAPAESVAEIKEFDDPVPDDSADAEIVFARSGLSVACTEGDTVMQMARANGLPVASGCNFGLCGTCKIRKLSGEVHMVHNGGITEEDIEQGYILACCSKPIGRVEVEA, from the coding sequence ATGATCCCGATGCCGACCAAGGACAGCCCTGTCTGGCGCGACAGCGAAATGTTGGAATGCGTGGCCGTTTTGCCCGAAACGCCGGATGTGAAGACCTTTGTCTTCCGTCCCCCCTCGGGGGCGATGTTCGTCTACCGGGCAGGACAGTTCCTGACGTTGGACCTGCCCTTGCCCGGTGGCAATGTGCAGCGCACCTTCACGATTTCCTCGTCGCCAGTCACGGCGGCCTATATCAGCATCACGGCCAAATTGCAGCCCGACTCGGTCGGTACGCGCTGGATGCATGCGCATTTGTGCGCGGGCATGCGGGTGCGCGCCTTCGGGCCTGCCGGTTACTTTCATCTGCCACCGCAGCCTGATGGTAAATATCTGTTCATCTCGGCCGGGTCGGGTGTCACCCCCATGATGTCGATGGCCACCACGCTGTTTGAACGCGGCGAAGACCCGGACATCTGCTTTATCCAATGCGCGCGGCGGCCAAGTGACCTGATTTTCCGGCGCAGGCTGGAATACATGGCCTCTCGTGTTTCGGGCTTGGGGCTGCATTTCGTGGTCAGCAAGCCCGAACCCTATGAGGTTTGGACCGGCTATCGCGGGCAGTTCAACCAGTTGATGCTGGGTCTGATGTGCAATGACTATCTGGACCGCCATGTCTATTGCTGCGGGCCGGAAGAGTTCATGAACTCGGTGCGCGAGATCCTGATCTCGCTGGGGTATGACATGGACCACTACCATCAGGAATCCTTCCATGCACCCGCCGAAAGCGTGGCCGAGATCAAGGAATTTGACGACCCTGTGCCCGATGACAGCGCAGATGCCGAGATTGTCTTTGCGCGGTCCGGCCTGAGTGTTGCATGCACCGAAGGTGACACAGTCATGCAAATGGCGCGCGCGAATGGCTTGCCGGTCGCCTCTGGCTGCAATTTCGGGCTGTGCGGCACCTGCAAGATCCGCAAATTGTCGGGCGAGGTGCATATGGTCCATAATGGCGGCATCACGGAGGAGGATATCGAGCAGGGCTATATTCTGGCCTGCTGCTCCAAGCCGATCGGGCGCGTTGAGGTGGAAGCGTAG
- a CDS encoding aromatic ring-hydroxylating oxygenase subunit alpha has translation MVSNSDLLYLLMSRKPWHSLPQPFYTEPDVYRADLRNIWQQDWIFAAPSAEFPKTGSYITLEIGEASVIVVRGADRVIRAFHNSCRHRGSRICAAHKGTAPKLVCPYHQWTYDLDGKLLWAREMGTDFDPSAHGLGLVHCREIAGMVYICLADQAPATDMLEAQAARYLGPHDVANLKVAHQSSIIEQANWKLVLENNRECYHCSGSHPSLCVTFPDDPNLVGADDSTTSNMGRAHVDRCEAAGLPAKYLIDPSERWRFVRIPFLGKGVSYTLDGKAAVSKRVGNVPFDNAGTCLFFHYPNTWNHFLSDHVLTFRVLPIGPQQTQVTTTWLVHKDAEEGRDYDLKRLTEVWTATNDEDRRIVEENQRGINSPAYLPGPYSKVQEGGVNQFVDWYCRAMHTALMGAARIAAE, from the coding sequence ATGGTCAGCAATTCCGATCTGCTTTATCTTCTGATGTCGCGCAAACCGTGGCATTCGCTGCCGCAACCTTTCTACACTGAACCCGATGTCTACCGCGCCGACCTGCGCAATATCTGGCAGCAAGACTGGATATTCGCCGCCCCCAGCGCCGAGTTTCCGAAAACCGGCAGCTATATCACGCTGGAGATTGGCGAGGCGTCCGTGATCGTGGTACGCGGTGCGGACCGTGTGATCCGTGCGTTTCACAATTCTTGCCGCCATCGCGGCAGCCGAATTTGCGCCGCGCATAAGGGAACGGCCCCGAAACTGGTCTGCCCTTATCACCAGTGGACCTATGATCTGGATGGCAAACTGCTCTGGGCGCGCGAGATGGGCACGGATTTCGACCCTTCCGCGCATGGCCTTGGCCTTGTTCATTGCCGCGAGATCGCGGGAATGGTGTATATTTGTCTGGCCGATCAGGCCCCCGCGACCGATATGCTGGAAGCACAGGCCGCGCGCTATCTTGGCCCGCATGATGTGGCGAACCTGAAAGTGGCGCACCAGTCCAGCATCATCGAGCAAGCCAACTGGAAGCTGGTGCTGGAGAATAACCGCGAATGCTATCACTGCTCTGGCTCGCACCCGTCGTTATGCGTGACCTTCCCCGATGACCCCAACCTTGTGGGGGCGGATGACAGCACCACCAGCAATATGGGCCGCGCCCATGTGGACCGCTGCGAAGCGGCTGGCCTGCCCGCAAAATACCTGATCGACCCGTCCGAGCGGTGGCGTTTCGTGCGTATTCCGTTTTTGGGAAAGGGTGTCAGCTACACGCTGGATGGCAAGGCGGCGGTGTCAAAACGCGTAGGCAATGTGCCCTTCGACAATGCCGGAACATGCCTGTTCTTCCACTACCCCAACACGTGGAACCACTTTCTGTCAGACCATGTCCTGACCTTCCGCGTGCTGCCCATCGGCCCGCAGCAAACGCAGGTCACAACCACATGGCTGGTCCACAAGGACGCCGAAGAAGGGCGCGATTATGATCTGAAGCGCCTGACCGAAGTCTGGACCGCCACCAATGACGAAGACCGCCGCATCGTTGAGGAAAACCAGCGCGGCATCAACTCGCCCGCCTATTTGCCCGGTCCCTATAGCAAGGTTCAGGAAGGGGGCGTGAACCAGTTTGTCGACTGGTATTGCCGCGCCATGCACACGGCTCTGATGGGCGCTGCCCGTATCGCGGCGGAGTAA
- a CDS encoding NADH:flavin oxidoreductase — MSNDPLLQPYRLKHLTLRNRIMTTAHEPAYPEDGMPKDRYRAYHEVRAKAGVALTMTAGSAAVSRNSPPVFNNILAYKDEVVPWIRRLTDACHEHGCAVMIQLTHLGRRTHWAKGDWLTAVSPSHQREAAHRAFPKQLEDWDIARIITDYADAAERMQAGGMDGIELQAYGHLMDQFWSPLTNTLDGPYGGDLDNRLRFTWEVLDAIRARVGAEFIVGIRYTADETLEGGISVAEGLEISRKLADSGKVDFLNVIRGHIDTDAGLTDVIPVQGMASAPHLDFAGTIRRETGMPTFHAARIPDVATARHAISSGLLDMVGMTRAHMADPMIVQKIVEGREHDIRPCVGANYCLDRIYAAGDALCLHNPATGRELTMPHEVAPAPVRKKVVIVGAGPAGVEAARVAAERGHDVVVFEAQPDPGGQIRLTAKSPRRREMIGIIDWRMAQCAARDVVFHFNTYAEADDVTALNPDVVIIATGGLPHTEVCATGNAHVVSSWDIIAGDVKPGTRVLVYDDAGDHAGLQAAELIAKTGAHVEIMTPDRSFAPDVMAMNLVPYMRSLQELDTRFTVTYRLRDVVKSGNMLTAVIGTDYSSHTERRDFDQVVVNHGTLPMDEVYFDLKPRSRNLGALDQDAFVEGRPQPDGPNTDASFALYRIGDAVAARNTHAAIYDALRLVKDI; from the coding sequence ATGTCGAACGATCCCCTCTTGCAGCCTTACCGCCTGAAGCACCTGACCTTGCGCAACCGGATCATGACCACAGCGCATGAACCCGCCTATCCCGAAGATGGTATGCCCAAGGACCGCTACCGCGCCTATCATGAGGTGCGCGCGAAAGCAGGGGTGGCGCTGACAATGACCGCAGGGTCTGCCGCCGTGTCGCGCAACTCGCCGCCCGTCTTCAATAACATTCTGGCCTATAAGGATGAGGTTGTGCCCTGGATCAGGCGGCTGACCGATGCCTGCCATGAGCATGGCTGCGCAGTCATGATCCAGTTGACCCATCTGGGGCGACGCACCCATTGGGCCAAGGGCGACTGGCTGACCGCTGTCAGCCCCAGCCACCAGCGCGAAGCCGCGCACCGCGCCTTTCCCAAGCAGTTGGAAGACTGGGACATTGCCCGCATCATTACCGATTACGCCGATGCCGCCGAGCGCATGCAGGCAGGCGGCATGGATGGCATTGAATTGCAGGCCTATGGCCATTTGATGGACCAGTTCTGGTCGCCCCTGACCAACACGCTGGACGGCCCCTATGGCGGCGATCTGGACAACCGCTTGCGTTTCACTTGGGAAGTGCTGGACGCCATCCGCGCGCGGGTGGGCGCTGAGTTCATCGTCGGCATCCGCTACACCGCCGATGAAACGCTGGAGGGCGGGATCTCCGTGGCCGAGGGGCTGGAGATCTCGCGCAAGCTGGCTGACAGCGGCAAGGTCGATTTCCTGAATGTCATTCGTGGCCATATCGACACCGATGCGGGCCTAACGGATGTCATTCCGGTGCAGGGCATGGCATCCGCGCCGCACTTAGATTTCGCAGGCACAATCCGGCGCGAAACCGGTATGCCCACCTTTCACGCCGCGCGCATCCCCGATGTGGCAACCGCGCGCCATGCGATCAGTTCCGGCCTGTTGGATATGGTGGGCATGACCCGCGCGCATATGGCCGACCCGATGATCGTGCAAAAGATCGTTGAGGGGCGCGAGCATGACATCCGCCCCTGTGTCGGCGCGAATTACTGCCTTGACCGGATTTATGCCGCTGGTGATGCGCTCTGCCTGCATAACCCCGCCACGGGCCGCGAATTGACCATGCCGCATGAGGTGGCCCCCGCACCTGTGCGCAAGAAGGTGGTGATTGTCGGTGCGGGTCCGGCAGGGGTAGAAGCCGCGCGCGTCGCCGCAGAACGCGGGCATGATGTGGTGGTGTTCGAGGCACAGCCAGACCCCGGCGGGCAAATCCGCCTGACCGCCAAAAGCCCGCGCCGCCGCGAGATGATCGGCATTATCGACTGGCGCATGGCCCAATGTGCCGCGCGCGACGTGGTGTTTCACTTCAACACCTATGCCGAGGCGGATGACGTCACGGCCCTGAACCCCGATGTCGTCATCATCGCCACAGGCGGTCTGCCCCATACTGAAGTTTGCGCCACCGGCAACGCCCATGTGGTCAGTTCATGGGATATTATCGCAGGCGATGTGAAACCGGGCACGCGCGTTCTGGTCTATGATGACGCGGGCGATCATGCGGGGCTGCAAGCCGCCGAACTTATCGCCAAAACCGGCGCGCATGTTGAAATCATGACCCCGGACCGCAGCTTCGCCCCCGATGTGATGGCGATGAACCTGGTGCCCTATATGCGCAGCCTGCAAGAACTAGACACGCGCTTCACCGTCACCTACCGCCTGCGCGATGTGGTGAAATCGGGCAATATGCTGACGGCTGTGATTGGCACGGACTATTCCAGCCATACCGAGCGGCGCGATTTCGATCAGGTCGTGGTCAATCATGGCACCCTGCCGATGGATGAGGTGTATTTCGACCTCAAACCCCGCTCGCGCAACCTTGGCGCGCTGGATCAGGATGCTTTTGTCGAAGGCCGCCCCCAACCCGATGGTCCGAATACGGACGCAAGTTTTGCCCTCTACCGCATCGGCGACGCTGTCGCCGCCCGCAATACCCATGCCGCGATTTATGACGCGTTGCGGCTGGTCAAAGATATCTGA